A part of Cydia amplana chromosome 24, ilCydAmpl1.1, whole genome shotgun sequence genomic DNA contains:
- the LOC134658993 gene encoding uncharacterized protein LOC134658993 yields MNNVLEPGSGYHLRMESPRPPPRPAAPESPALRAVLAAPGSPALRALFASRASLVSELRSDSEPAPSRVDSAPPLPTSPPRLVEQVPSWPGFAEPVPSLPGLVEPAPSPPSLVQLALSLLTYVEPAPPPPRLPSPAPSPQSLVELASSPPRLVELAPSPPRPDELAPSLAPSPPRLVELAPSPPRPDELAPSLAPSPPRLVELAPSPPRLVELAPSPPRLVELAPSPPRPRIPARTALYSDEGGAGLGALLAERLSRGVINNCHPGASVDRLVECIAAGEFDRDSTLVVFVGNSVDFHEC; encoded by the exons ATGAATAATGTTTTAGAACCGGGCAGCGGCTACCATCTGCGCATGGAGTCGCCGCGGCCCCCGCCACGCCCCGCCGCGCCGGAGTCGCCCGCGCTGCGCGCCGTCCTGGCCGCGCCGGGCTCGCCCGCGCTGCGCGCCCTGTTTGCGTCGCGCGCCTCCCTCGTGTCTGAGCTGCGCAGCGACTCCGAGCCTGCCCCCAGCCGAGTGGATTCGGCGCCCCCGCTGCCAACATCACCGCCGCGCCTAGTCGAGCAGGTTCCATCGTGGCCGGGCTTCGCTGAGCCGGTTCCATCGCTGCCGGGCCTTGTCGAGCCGGCTCCATCACCGCCGAGCCTTGTCCAGCTGGCTCTATCGCTGCTGACCTACGTCGAGCCTGCTCCACCGCCGCCTCGCCTCCCCTCGCCAGCACCATCGCCGCAGAGCCTTGTTGAGCTGGCTTCATCGCCGCCGCGCCTTGTTGAGCTGGCTCCATCGCCGCCACGCCCTGATGAGCTGGCTCCATCGCTGGCTCCATCGCCGCCACGCCTTGTTGAGCTGGCTCCATCGCCGCCACGCCCTGATGAGCTGGCTCCATCGCTGGCTCCATCGCCACCACGCCTTGTTGAGCTGGCTCCATCGCCGCCACGCCTTGTTGAGCTGGCTCCATCGCCGCCACGCCTTGTTGAGCTGGCTCCATCGCCGCCGCGCCCACGTATCCCCGCGCGCACCGCCCTGTACTCGGACGAGGGGGGCGCCGGCCTGGGCGCGCTGCTGGCGGAGCGCTTGTCGCGGGGCGTCATCAACAACTGTCACCCGGGGGCCTCCGTCGATCGTCTGGTCGAATGTATTGCCGCGGGCGAGTTTGACCGCGACTCGACGCTTGTAGTTTTCGTAGGGAATAGTGTCGACT TCCACGAATGTTGA